One window of the bacterium genome contains the following:
- a CDS encoding redox-sensing transcriptional repressor Rex → MKRLSGRAVERLIAYRRILSLCGESHPRHVYSHDLAGLTGVSAVQVRRDMMEVGFSGSPSRGYDVAELLARIDCILDAPDGTRAVLVGVGNIGRALLSFLAGRGGRISIVEAFDNDPAKIDRVILGCRVCDIATLPERGRALGARLGIVAVPESQAREVADALVESGVTGILNFAPVPLSVKTGVYVEQVDIMRAIEKVAHFAK, encoded by the coding sequence ATGAAGCGACTTAGCGGTAGGGCAGTCGAGAGGCTCATCGCGTATCGTCGAATACTATCGCTGTGTGGAGAAAGTCATCCCCGGCATGTCTACTCGCATGATCTCGCGGGACTTACAGGTGTATCCGCAGTCCAAGTGCGTAGGGACATGATGGAAGTAGGTTTCTCCGGCAGCCCGAGTCGTGGATACGATGTCGCTGAACTGCTTGCACGCATCGACTGCATCCTTGATGCCCCAGACGGTACGAGAGCTGTGCTTGTGGGCGTCGGCAACATCGGTCGCGCCCTGCTATCTTTCCTCGCCGGTCGGGGAGGAAGAATCTCGATTGTCGAGGCTTTCGATAATGACCCGGCGAAGATCGACCGGGTGATACTCGGATGCCGAGTCTGTGACATCGCGACTCTGCCTGAGCGCGGGCGAGCTTTGGGCGCGCGCTTGGGTATTGTGGCCGTGCCGGAATCGCAGGCAAGGGAAGTGGCCGACGCGCTGGTTGAGTCAGGTGTCACCGGGATTCTGAACTTCGCACCGGTGCCGCTCTCGGTCAAGACCGGGGTCTACGTCGAACAGGTTGATATCATGCGCGCCATCGAGAAGGTGGCGCATTTCGCCAAGTAG
- a CDS encoding NAD(P)H-dependent oxidoreductase subunit E codes for MANATVEKVMQRYPKAGRDSLIPILQAVQEEQGFLSEDAVVSIGRHLRIPASKVFGVATFYNQFRF; via the coding sequence ATGGCAAACGCTACCGTTGAGAAGGTTATGCAGCGTTATCCGAAGGCCGGCCGGGATAGCCTGATACCGATTCTTCAGGCAGTCCAGGAGGAGCAGGGCTTTCTTTCGGAGGACGCCGTCGTCAGCATCGGCCGACACCTGCGGATACCCGCAAGCAAGGTGTTCGGCGTGGCGACGTTCTATAATCAGTTCCGGTTC